From the Lactuca sativa cultivar Salinas chromosome 9, Lsat_Salinas_v11, whole genome shotgun sequence genome, the window tgcctgatgtattggcaccgcgtactcccatggaagtccctttgcataccTGTCAATTTTTGCTAACTCATTTGGGACAATacacaaagcaaactccattttgtctgtgaagttattcgtatattcgtcaacggtcatactccccatctgcaacgttagaaattggttttctaactcaagtaagttttgggccgagcagtacttgtGCTTGAAGTGCACTAAGAACTCTGCCCGAGTTAATTGCAGtcgctcattagggcttagggttttccctatagtgctccaccaacgagcagcactacccctgaactgacgtactacaaaggtagtttgtaacttgccttggcaatcacaagtcatgaaagccaactccatttccgagatccagtccattactccgacaggatcttcttttccattgaaggtcgacgacttgcaagtcataaagtccttatacttgcacccatttttctccattctaccctcgtggttatttctcccaaccacaagcggttcactctgaccaaccgatctactgttgttcccttcttcagatcgatcgtcatttagttcacgttgttcaacaggaactgaaggttcatccctgttgttcagcaacatttgcctcaattcctccctctattcagccaacatggtctgaatcatagttcgtactccagccatggtgatgggttcgggtgcagctcctactataggcacctgttccaccacttggggttgaggttgttggtttctgttttcatttccagctccactccgagttctttccattacaatctatatatcgaataaggtgaatttaggtctttattcttgttagacatgtcaattcccttatcactctgaaacgtttacatgttagttctaatctcgtattcatacgcttagaatcctacacacataaggtttctagatccggtcggcaacagaccatagatccgaacaaataatggcacacatggaaaacacatagcatttagcacataagggcattttaggcatcttccctaaaataaactagtgctcgtgtctaaaatatgctagacaactcatctcacaatcatcacttagcattctaagttcaagtctagaaattctacaatttcttagttcgcttaaactaatgctctgataccaactgtgacatcccctaatttctcggccagaaaagaccgatttaatttatgctttttaaaataaaatcagagaaatctttttaaaagatgttgcagaattggtccccaaacaacatatgataaaagtttatcaaaaccttctttaagaaatgtatagtttcatttcatatcaaaacctcgggatgtcatgttccgatacagatcaaaagcataaacaagacattataagcctttcaacagttatttacaactactggcctataatccaaaaatatctCATCGTCCTccaactatgctcggggtccactacctgtaataataAATTTGAGTGCgtaaggcttgggagcctggtgagcatatagggttttcaacccacaataataatatacttattaagttcaccaatcaacaataaccccaattacccattcccattgtcctcactttacgtccctaaacacctaccacaagggacctagcctaaggaatacCATCGgggtggacactactgctaaggggtttcctcagccatacatgtcctaaaggcaaccatgagggggatggagtacgccaatgaacatttaattcatcaacatcTACAAGTTgcaaacctgctagtgttccactggactgtctagaaaagtcctcggtcgtcatctatactccgctagatgactacaacaacaacatcgaggcctctcaccattttaacacacatcaactatttcatctacccatgttctacccaacatattttgtagataaaaagcatatacagtttaaaacttgtataaaacatcaattcaacagtcacctcaaataaacaattaacatatttagacataacacgtatttcaaggtaaatacttcatatctatgtgtaaattgaaagtaactacaaactcacatgatttgatgataatcggacaacaattcgtttcctaaaacgatcgtttctaataaaaccgagagttttattgagaaactgggctttgtaaaagtcgggcttcgaaaccgaaaagataaatttttcgggcttcacgggcacttcgtggagtattccggggtttacaatcgataccggggcttcgcgggatgttaagatgaaagaaatatgggtttaggggttaaaattgacaattttccaaagtatacccgggaggtctcgcacccttgtatttataggggagagcttttgatcggacggctgagaagtctCCAGGTGGCGAAGATCCGAAGGCTCGCAGGGGAGGGCTCGCACGTGGGatgcgcatggctcgcacatgggttgcacctgcgaggggctcgctggcaacttctaagtggaccggagtCTAGGTCCGAGGTTCGGACCCGAAGCAGGAAGGAAGGGAGACAAGTGGTGCGAAGGTCGGACACGCGGCAGGCATTGCGAGGCTCGGACTAGGCTACACACGCGTCGCTCCTCGGATGTGCCACGACTTCAGATGACTCAGtagctcggtgactcagcaggacacgtgtcacattctaagcgagggtgacgtggcaaagtgtgactatgcgaattttctcgattttcgcgccaaacttctaaaatccataactttcgcatacgagctccttttttgacgttctttatatgcacgcgtagctaaaattacgctctacaacttccgtttacaCTTCGTCGGCTatatttgactttaatttttttattattatttttaacagaccgggacaagaaatccgttaaaaattcataacttcttaatccgacgtccgttttcgtcagactttttaccgttgtgctactaatgacgagaccttcaattctcatttaggttgtttcggctaaaaatcgctcgatctaaaattcgatttttttagctgtctactgttaagctgaaacttcgaaaaatcataacttcctcatacgaagtcagatttgggcgttctttttatcgaacttctcggtttaacgaatactacgactttcgtttagatcactaaggctaaaaagtagtttatcaaaaactcacgttttacgacattcagcgtcgtgccgattttgtcgcgaaacttcgacaggtcataacttcttcgttataactcggattttggtattctttatatctccgaaatccttgtttcgaccactacaactttaggtaaatatatcgggcttatctcaaactttaattttgatgcttatttttattcttaattaattaagccctaataattaagcagaaaccacataattcacataatattcacataattccttttcatttcttcaaaatgagttacaaaggttaacctagactatcaactcaatataaatgcctaggctagaaacacgagtgttacaaggGGCAATGTAGTGGGCTAGGCCCAAgtaatgtttatgttatgtgtttatgttatatgcattgttgatatgtttatatgtatactggATTCCGGTCCGATGCCGGTTGGGGCCCGATTTAGCGGGCAAAGGCCCAatctatgtgattatgtgtatggtatgtggtggttTGGGGAGactaactaagcttcgtgcttatagttttcagttttggttttaggtacttctggtagcaaggggaagagctcaggatgactacgtggcacacaccacagttttcaGCCTGGGATattttagactctgatattttgatacaTGGTCTTGATACAGTATTATGATATGATGTTTGAGATACACAATTTGGGATTTTATTATGTTGTTTTATgaattatgggtcttcttaaatggtttaaaacgaaatttttggactataattttgggatgtttcagaaaAGGTCGAAGAAGAGAAATGATAAAGGTATGTGTTGTAATCATAAGTGATTATGTGAAATTTTATATTCACTGACATTTGTAGTTTAAGTTATATGTTTTttaatcatatccatttgttttATATATTCATTACTGCTTTTATTCATTTGTAGTTCTAATTGTAATTGATTATGTTCATTTGTATATTCTAGGAAATCAATTAGAATTTGAAGAGGAAACTTTGTAAGTCAAAGAGAAAAGGTCGAAGAAGATAGATGATAAATGTATGTTTtgcaatcataaatgattatgtgAGTTcaaataataattcattatatgATTTTTGATATGCAATGACATTTGTATTTTAGTTATTTGTTTTTAATCAtatgataaaaatatattttgtaatCATCAATGATTATGTGAGTTCAAATCACAATTGATTATATTAATTTTGATATGCATTGACATTTGTAGTTCTAGTTATCTATTtttaatcatatgtatttatgCTCTGTATTCATAACTATCTATGTTCATTTGTATTTTCAGTAAATCCTTTTATATCTAGAGAGGAAAGACCAAAAGCTATAAAGAAAATGTACAAGATGAAAAATGATAAATGTATGTTTTATAATCATAAGTGATTATGTGAGTTCAATCATAATTGATTATATATAATTGGTTTTCTGTTTATTAACACTTTGATATCTAATGTAATTTGTAGTTAATAAAGAGAATATTACAAAAAAGGCAATAATAGAAAACTCACGACATGCAAGAGCATCGTcaagaaaagaaaaggaaaagaaaaaaaagatgaAACCCGATCGAAGCAATCGAAAAAAAAGACAATATTGAAAAAATGAAAGAGAAATTGCCAGTCAAGGGAAAGAAAGTTGTTTTGGAGAAGGAAAAAACGGGAAGCAAGAAGTTGTGTTTACTCTAAGGAATTTTCAACTGATTCCTACATATATTTGTTGCTATATGTGGATGGCATGCTCCTCCCATCAAAGAACATGGTTAGAATAAATGACTTGAagacactgtcacacccccgagccagacggtggaaacgtccgggggcttgtgcgtgacttcatcttgaaatatcattacagtgaatataaatgaaacataacatcatcatcaccatgcaTAACATAATACAACttccattgtttacatcaagtacaatCTTTTAAATTACATGACCAAAACATTCACTGTATGATGTTTAACAGTATACAAAACAAAATCTCATATTCTTGATATTCTTATGCCTAacgagtccctgagaatacaagttattttgaaaacgtcaacatatattatgttggtaagttcataagcaaGTTTGATTGAAAAGTTTTGTATGGTTCATAAagcaccagaaaatccgatattttctgtaaagtgGTTTGAAAATAATGTGTCAAAAtcaagtattaatgcatgtgtgtttgcTGCTTTTGGAatgtataaataaacaaaaatgtaATCCAGATAGAAACCTTGTATTTatcccagaaaatctgatattttttgCATATAAAAGTATCGTAATCATGAAATCCCAAGACCGAGTATCGATGTATGTATGTTTTTAGTATCGTCTAGATTTGTATAAATATACCGAAATCTTTGATGAAGTTAGTCTCTAAGTGAGCCGTTACAACCATGCTTGATAATGACTAATTCGCCTGTCTTGACCTTTTCAGACGCCGGTTTTGATATAGGTAAGGTGTGTCACCGTAGACTGGCCTAGGGCATGAACTAGCTGTAGTGAACAActaaggcgtggggggtcaccccgtatagatctatacacaaactcccgctctccctccaggaaactctggttataactataggctacgattgtacactcaaaggtgccaaccgacatgtctcactagatttTCAACCTTTCATAccatgtttaatgtttacgtgtATGTTGTATGTTTCCATATCcaaaaggtatatatatatatatatatatatatatatatatatatatatatatatatatatatatatatatataagtatacgaAGTTCAATAATTATGTAAAAGTATAATTACGATCTACTAAGTATGTAAATTTCAGtccaagcccaattagcatgtaaatggaccacaaaggcccaataacatgtaagagggtaatttgggcccaataggcatgtaaatggaccaccaaggcccaacaaacatgtgaCCCATAGTtcaggcccaaattaacatgtaaatgaGTCGTAAGACCCAATAAATATGTCATGGAAGATattgggctcaatatacacttTAATGGGCCCTTAAGGCCCATTGGCCATGTAATGTGAATATTAGGCTCAATAAAATTGTTATCGATGTATTTCGTCAATTCGTTATTGTTTCGTTGTTTATTTTAGCTCGAGGTTTACCAAATTGATTATAAAAAGTCTTCTTTTTTGTAAAAACGACATTTTTGGTCAATAAGTGTCAACAtttcaattaaggcccaaagttttgtaaaaataacactttagtccataatttagaaaatttgtaaTTTTGTCCCAAATGTTTAGAAATTCATGGATTTAgtccaaaattttatattttgacatttatggcCCAGTTTTGCAGAATAGTGCATTTTCAGCCCCTTGTTGGTAAAAATTGACACTTTCAGCCCAATTTtgataaaagttacatttttggtccaatttagaaataaatgttattttcgcccctaaatttggtttatatatatttatgaccCAAACTTTGCTCAAATAACATTTTTAGTCCCAAAGCTTTCATTTTTTCGCAAATTTGGGCCCAAAACCGTGAGGCCCAAATGTTTGGCCCGTTaagctaaaatttacatttttgcccCTTTGGAAAACATGTTTAtcataaaaattcatttttatacaaGTAGGAACTGTTTGAtcattataaaaacataaatgccacttttacccttatcttttgttttcttgacaattttgacccttaacAAGGTTTTTGCCTTAAATTTTTATGTCTTAAACATATAACACTTTTAACTTGATAATATGATGTATAAGGTGTATTAGTTCATGGATCTTAACTCAATGTTACTTAAGATGTCGAGATTTGTTAAGAtctaacacatttttacaaaataaactaagaaatcacacaagacatgcatataacacatatatctacacattttacttgtattctcccccaaaaaatcatgtaaaaaccgaaaacaagggggtatgaactcaccttggctTTGATGCTTCGGTTTTGAAGAAAAGATAAAGAAGTTTTCGGCCTTGATCAAACTTTCCTTGAGTGGTTTTCGAAATCTATGAAACAAGGAGGTATATTCCATGGAATATTATGGTTTAAGAAGAGATCTTTAAAGAAAATTAAGAAGTTAAGCCATTAATCCCAATGAAAAACTTACCAAGATGATGTTCTAGATGGAATAACCCTTGATGATCCACACAAAGTCTCGAACATATGGATGAAAAAGAGGTGTTCTTGAGAAAATTTTGAAGAGAAATGAAGGTGGTGATGTCCCTTGTGACCGAGAGTATTGTGAAGAGGAGGGGAGAGTGGTTTTTGCATGGGAACATGAGAAATACCTAGATGCATGTGGTGTATTAAACTTGGTTATCCTCCAAATTATAATGATGTGTCATGGCTTGGGTAATTAAccattaaaacccttttttttatcTTGGCCGAGAATGAGCTAAAGAGAAAGGAGGTGGATTAGCTTGGCCCATTTCTAGCATTGGTTCGAAATTATGAGGCCCAATAACTACTTTTCGGCCTATTGGGCCTTTAgggtagttcacggcccaaaatggcATAAAAGAATGGATTTATGGCTTACTAGGGTTAATTGGATTGGTTATGGCCCAATAAGTTTCACTAAAGGTAAACAAATTTATatttaggcccattatggcccaaaatgttaggTTTCATGAAGGTGGGTCCACTTAGAGTCTAtttaagggtcctaagcccaaaatagtcaaattggaagcttattggtccattatgcccaataaggaaaccctagccataatggacttaaaccgggattcttagggttttcagCCCTTAGTTGAACAcatgagatgtatttgaatgagCATAGAGTATGATATTCTCTTAGAGTACAAGCtattacactaggtgaatgatttcatgagagtagaatttcctagcaaaaatgctagttgtaacAGACACTTCTGAAGAATGAGGTTGAGATGAAAGATTTGGGAGCTGCAAAGATTAAAAGAAGATACTTGGAATGAAAATTCGAAGGGATAGAAAAGTAGAGTGATTATGCATTTCTCaacaaaagtacattgataaaGTATTTCATTCATTCTACTTTGATCACTTCAAGAACTCCTTTGAAAACACATTTTAAGCTTGATCGAAGTACTATACCAACAACTAATGAGGAAATGAAGTACATGAGCAAGGTTCGACATTCAAGTGTTGGAAGTCTCATGTACGCGATGGTCTGTACCAGAACTGATTTGACTAATGTATTTAGTGTAGTAAGCATGTTTATGAGtaatcctggtaaagctcattggaaaACAGTCAATTGGATCTTGCGATACTTGAAGGGTACGACATATGTTTGTTTGTTATATGATGCTAACCCTCAAAACGACTTGGTTAATGTTCGCATGAATTAAGTCCCTACATCGCATGGTGATAGGAGGTGAGAGGAAGTTTTTCGGTTGTTTGGAGCGATGTGGAGCTTTGGTGAATTCTTAATTCAAGGTGGAGATTATTAGATAGTGATTTGAGAATACTTACCGGAAATCGTGCCATGATGAAGAAGACTGCATCGCGAATGTCTGATGGTTTTTCTCGGAAGTTTTTGTTTGCTTTATTGCGCTTAAAGTCGTCACGCCGCGAAATATGATGATAAAGGGTTCTTCGAACCTCGATTATCAATGTCGACTATTTTATCAGTTCCTTATTTGTGTTTATCTGTAAAGCCTATAAATATAAAGGCTGACAGCTAGGATTTATGTCTCGGATAGTTGATAGAATACTTCTTCTGTCTTTGGACATAGGTAACCTCCATTGAACCGTGTTAAATCGGTGtcttgtatgtgtgtgttttgtgtaaGCAATTAGTTGCGTATTATTCCTAGGCAACATTTTTTTAACCCAGTTATAATTCTTGACACCTATAAACTAAAGGGGACTTTTCTAAACTTGAAGTAAAATAAAGGGGCTTTATTAAACCTTTCGCAGAGGGCAAGACGATTACAATCGGGTCCATTCGGAAAACCGCCCCAAAAGCAGAGCGAAGGTTCACTTTTCCCGCCACTTCTGCTACTGCAGAGAGAAACAGATGGAGTTCAGCCTCACCGGTAACGCTCTGAAGACGTTTGCTCGATCTGTCACATGTCTGGCACGAATTGGCAATGAGGTCACCCTCCAAGCATCCCCTTCCCAGGTTCTTCCCCCTCTATAGTCAATACATGTACTAGTCTATTAATTCACCCACTCGATTCGCTGGATTTTCCATGTTTTATGTTTCTTATTGCTTTTGAATTCGGGTTTTCGTGTGTAAATTTTGTATTTGTATTATTCAAGCTCCATTTCGTCAAAAAAGTTTCGAAGAAATTTCACTGCATATGTTTCCTGAAGAAGCCGTAATCGCTAATAGGGTTTTACCTTTTGGGTACAAGTTTACAACTCACTTGGAAAGTGAGAAACGCAACAATGTTGCTTAAATGTTGAGCCGAAAATATATTTTTCACCACAGTAACAGTTTTACTTTCATTGTGTTAGCTACTTCAACCAAGCTATGATTAAAGGAGTAATTATATTTAATGAAATAAGATGATTATTTCACTACTTGAAGTTTTTCTGGTTTGAAATGATATGAAGGTCACTTCATATTTCTTGTCGGTTTCCATCATGGTCATAGTTATCATTCATTCCACCATTTTCTGGTTTCTAGTTGGCTTCCTTGAATTAGACGCCCCCTTTTGGCGCAAAGCTGAAAATGACACATAGAGAGCTTCTGAGAGTTATTAATTTACTCATTTACTTGTTGCGTTATTACTATGCTCTTATTCTCATTAATCTAAGACAGTGTTATCTTATCTACCAGTTAGCTTTGCATACCCTTAACTCTTCAAGGTCTGCATATCAGTCTATCACACTAAAGCCTGCTTTCTTTGATGTGTATAACATTACTGGAGATCAAGTGCAATGTAGTGTCCTTTTGAAGGTATGTTTTTGACCTTTTTGTCACTATGAAATCTTACTATAACAGATTTTATATGGAAAATTAGAAGTTTTACTCTTCTAATTTGCATGCAGGCTGTTTGTTCTGTTCTTAGGACACCATTGACAAGTATCGACCATTTAACTGTGCTTTTGCCTGATCCTGATGCATCAAAAGTGCAGTGGACTTTAGACTGCTACAATGGTGAACTCTTCTGTTTTATTTCATTATCCATTCAGGACTTAAtagcacaaaaaaaaaaaaaaaaaaaaaaaaaaaaaaaaaaaaaaaacagggcCTTAACTCTATACATATATTACTTTGTGAACATGTCTGACTTGTTTTCAGGTATGAAAAAATCATATTGGATTACATGCAATATTGAAGCAGATGTACAACAACTTTCTCTTGATAGAAGAAGGCTACCAAGCAGCTTTGTAGTGAGACCTCGTGATCTCAACAGATTACTTGCTAATTTTCAGTCAACCCTTCATGAAATAACTGTCATAGCAACGGACCCCACGTTATCACAATCTGAATCTGATGCAGCAAATGAAGTTGGAGGGAAAGCTGTTGAACTCAGAAGCTATATCGATCAGAGCAAAGGTAAGTTACCTTCATTTTCTTGATCCTTTTTAGTTATAACTTAcaacttatcttttaaatttgctaaattcttttttctttttgtagAAAATGATTCTTCGTTACATACCCAGTTGTGGATAGATCCTTGTGAAGAGTTTGTGCAGTATACACACTCTGGAGACCCTGTTGATGTAACCTTTGGTGTGAAGGAAT encodes:
- the LOC111895310 gene encoding uncharacterized protein LOC111895310 isoform X2, giving the protein MEFSLTGNALKTFARSVTCLARIGNEVTLQASPSQLALHTLNSSRSAYQSITLKPAFFDVYNITGDQVQCSVLLKAVCSVLRTPLTSIDHLTVLLPDPDASKVQWTLDCYNGMKKSYWITCNIEADVQQLSLDRRRLPSSFVVRPRDLNRLLANFQSTLHEITVIATDPTLSQSESDAANEVGGKAVELRSYIDQSKENDSSLHTQLWIDPCEEFVQYTHSGDPVDVTFGVKELKAFLSFCEGCEVDIHLYFEKAGDNNTTTSHGAEEQPQDTDSHRHRDRPKGNVSEHPSDHTRIWSELSGSATKSTTGGGGERDLRNTNNHNNHDIHRISKMHISKADNYNYQQPSMQREDVEERQDEGAEHGNGGAEHGNNGVSQTQRHVSNWVDADAEDDEEEEGEPYIQATPPYYEEH
- the LOC111895310 gene encoding uncharacterized protein LOC111895310 isoform X1, whose translation is MEFSLTGNALKTFARSVTCLARIGNEVTLQASPSQLALHTLNSSRSAYQSITLKPAFFDVYNITGDQVQCSVLLKAVCSVLRTPLTSIDHLTVLLPDPDASKVQWTLDCYNGMKKSYWITCNIEADVQQLSLDRRRLPSSFVVRPRDLNRLLANFQSTLHEITVIATDPTLSQSESDAANEVGGKAVELRSYIDQSKENDSSLHTQLWIDPCEEFVQYTHSGDPVDVTFGVKELKAFLSFCEGCEVDIHLYFEKAGEPILMSPKFGVDDMSSVSNFDATLVLATMLMSQLHNSNNTTTSHGAEEQPQDTDSHRHRDRPKGNVSEHPSDHTRIWSELSGSATKSTTGGGGERDLRNTNNHNNHDIHRISKMHISKADNYNYQQPSMQREDVEERQDEGAEHGNGGAEHGNNGVSQTQRHVSNWVDADAEDDEEEEGEPYIQATPPYYEEH